The Hymenobacter sp. GOD-10R genome includes a window with the following:
- a CDS encoding glycosyltransferase family 4 protein, translated as MNSSAVNHITSTNKPPVALLCLSRSWGGLEINTVKLTKWMQARGWKITLIAPPDSPALKQAQLEGLYSVSLNSRSKSFSLGAARQLARYLRQQQIQVLIVTQNRDLGLVSLVKLLMGRRIKLIYQQHMQLGPPKRDLFHTLRFGVLDAWLSPLPWLAKQVAEKTRFDPAKVHVVPLGIELGRFINPGLTKAAARQQLGLPAEGPLLGLLGRFDSGKGQDFVIEVVHQLRTQHQRPVELVLMGEPTKNEGDEYLEHLHGLVRKYNLGQAVHFRPFNAQTEVFYRAIDVFVMASKNETYGMVTIEAMAAGLPVLGTRIGGTAEIIKDGQTGLLYPPGDTQSCAQAVLRCLDNPEWAQQLGQAAQQEAIRTYSHERQCELTEQIIQKVTE; from the coding sequence GTGAATTCTTCTGCTGTTAACCATATTACTTCTACGAATAAGCCACCTGTAGCATTATTGTGCCTATCCCGGAGTTGGGGCGGATTAGAAATCAACACGGTAAAGCTCACGAAATGGATGCAAGCGAGAGGCTGGAAAATTACGCTGATCGCACCGCCTGATTCACCCGCGCTGAAGCAGGCGCAACTAGAAGGCCTGTATTCGGTATCGCTGAACAGTCGATCAAAATCGTTTAGCCTAGGTGCCGCTCGCCAACTGGCTAGGTACTTACGACAGCAGCAGATTCAAGTGCTTATCGTCACCCAGAACCGCGACCTCGGTTTGGTGAGCCTAGTAAAGCTATTGATGGGTAGGCGGATTAAGCTTATCTATCAGCAACACATGCAACTAGGTCCGCCCAAACGTGACCTATTTCATACCTTACGTTTTGGGGTGCTTGATGCTTGGCTTTCCCCACTGCCTTGGCTGGCTAAGCAAGTTGCCGAAAAGACCCGCTTCGATCCAGCCAAGGTGCATGTAGTGCCGCTCGGTATTGAGCTAGGGCGGTTTATCAATCCAGGCCTGACCAAGGCCGCTGCCCGGCAGCAGCTAGGGCTTCCTGCTGAAGGTCCGTTGCTAGGCCTGTTAGGCCGCTTTGATAGTGGCAAAGGACAGGACTTCGTGATTGAGGTAGTGCATCAACTGCGGACGCAACATCAACGGCCGGTCGAACTAGTGCTGATGGGCGAACCGACAAAAAACGAAGGAGACGAATACCTAGAACATCTGCATGGCCTAGTACGAAAATACAACTTGGGGCAAGCCGTCCATTTTCGTCCTTTCAATGCCCAAACGGAGGTTTTCTACCGCGCCATTGATGTATTTGTAATGGCCTCCAAAAACGAAACGTATGGCATGGTGACCATTGAAGCCATGGCGGCGGGACTACCCGTGCTAGGTACGCGCATTGGTGGGACAGCGGAAATCATAAAGGACGGCCAAACTGGATTGCTTTACCCGCCCGGTGACACCCAATCCTGTGCACAAGCCGTACTGCGCTGCCTTGATAACCCAGAATGGGCGCAACAGCTAGGCCAAGCTGCACAGCAAGAGGCCATTCGAACGTATTCGCATGAGCGCCAATGCGAGCTAACCGAACAGATCATTCAGAAAGTGACCGAGTAA
- a CDS encoding DUF3109 family protein, protein MIIIQNTVISDDIRDNFFVCNLEACKGACCVEGDLGAPLEEKELAILEAEYNKIKPFLTEAGQQAIEEQGLYIKDWEGDYSTTTINDRECAYALYDERGILKCGIEQAYLAGATSFKKPISCHLYPIRITKYEDFEALNYDRWNICNPACSFGANLGVRIYQFLKEPLIRKYGEEWYGELVQEIENPVAS, encoded by the coding sequence ATGATTATCATCCAAAATACTGTCATCTCTGACGACATCCGCGACAACTTCTTTGTCTGCAACCTGGAGGCCTGCAAAGGCGCCTGCTGCGTAGAAGGCGACCTAGGTGCGCCTTTAGAAGAGAAAGAGCTAGCTATTCTAGAAGCCGAGTACAATAAAATTAAGCCGTTTCTTACGGAAGCCGGACAGCAAGCCATTGAGGAGCAAGGGCTATACATCAAAGATTGGGAAGGTGACTATAGCACCACGACCATCAATGACCGAGAGTGTGCCTATGCGCTTTATGATGAGCGGGGCATTCTGAAGTGCGGTATTGAACAGGCCTATTTGGCCGGTGCTACCAGCTTTAAAAAGCCAATCAGCTGCCACCTGTATCCAATCCGCATTACCAAGTACGAAGACTTCGAAGCGCTGAACTACGACCGCTGGAACATCTGCAATCCGGCGTGTTCGTTTGGCGCTAACCTAGGTGTACGGATTTATCAATTCTTGAAAGAGCCACTTATCCGCAAGTACGGCGAGGAGTGGTACGGGGAGTTGGTGCAGGAAATTGAAAATCCGGTAGCCTCGTAG
- a CDS encoding ATP-dependent helicase, whose protein sequence is MDYLTLLNPSQAAAVMNTEGPCMIIAGAGSGKTRVLTYRIAHLLEKNVDPFNILALTFTNKAAKEMRARIEKVVGPDAKNVWMGTFHSVFARILRSEADKIGYPRSFTIYDTQDSKTLVTQIVKELELDDKLYKPSMVLGRISAAKNKLISVQQYLNDPVIRQDDEAALRPKIGVIYQQYAQRCFKAGAMDFDDLLYQTNVLFKDHVDVLNKYQNIFKYVMVDEYQDTNYSQYLITRKLAAKDRNICVVGDDAQSIYAFRGADISNILNFEKDYPELQVFKLEQNYRSTKNIVKAANSVIKNNKAQLRKDVFSENEEGTLIEVIKAASDNEEGKLIANSIYEDKMNHHLSYDDFAILYRTNAQSRAMEEALRKLNIKYKIVGGLSFYQRKEIKDLVAYLRMTVNPNDEQALRRVINYPKRGIGDTTISKLINAAEEANHTIWEVVSNADQFLPTRVANPVVGFAEQIKSYTVVAGKEDAFEAAKFIAKNSGMIEELYADKSIEGLSRYENIQELLNGIKEYVDDPEREDKSLASFLQDIALVTDADTKDAQQDGEMVTLMTIHSAKGLEFRNVYIVGMEENLFPSQMMITSRADLEEERRLFYVAITRAEKKLTLSYATSRYQWGNLRSCEKSRFLDEIDPQYVDFKFSASSGPGAGESPFGHVLERRSNLIPPAPRKTVAKGYTPPADFQPSDTSNLTAGQRVEHPKFGFGTVAKLETQAGSTKAIIQFEEVGEKTLLLSFAKLRVL, encoded by the coding sequence CTGGATTATCTTACTTTATTAAATCCCTCCCAAGCGGCCGCGGTGATGAACACCGAGGGTCCGTGCATGATTATCGCGGGCGCCGGCTCGGGCAAGACGCGCGTGCTCACGTACCGCATTGCACACCTGCTAGAGAAGAATGTTGACCCGTTCAATATCCTAGCCTTGACGTTCACCAATAAGGCCGCCAAGGAAATGCGCGCCCGTATTGAGAAAGTAGTAGGCCCTGATGCGAAAAATGTATGGATGGGTACCTTCCACTCGGTGTTTGCCCGCATTCTGCGCTCGGAAGCTGATAAAATTGGCTACCCTCGTTCTTTCACCATCTACGATACTCAGGACAGCAAAACGCTGGTTACGCAGATTGTGAAGGAGTTGGAATTGGACGATAAGCTCTACAAGCCGAGCATGGTGCTAGGTCGCATCTCGGCCGCGAAGAACAAGCTGATTTCGGTGCAGCAGTACCTCAACGACCCAGTTATCCGCCAGGATGACGAAGCTGCCCTGCGCCCTAAAATTGGGGTGATTTATCAGCAGTACGCCCAGCGTTGCTTCAAAGCCGGCGCTATGGACTTTGATGATCTGCTCTACCAGACCAACGTGCTGTTCAAGGACCACGTGGATGTGCTGAACAAATACCAGAACATCTTCAAGTACGTGATGGTGGACGAGTATCAAGACACAAACTACTCGCAGTATCTCATCACGCGTAAACTAGCCGCCAAGGACCGCAACATTTGCGTAGTAGGTGACGATGCGCAAAGTATCTACGCTTTCCGCGGCGCCGATATCAGCAATATTCTCAATTTTGAGAAGGACTATCCGGAGCTGCAGGTTTTTAAGCTAGAGCAGAATTACCGCTCGACTAAGAATATTGTGAAGGCGGCTAATTCCGTCATCAAGAACAACAAAGCGCAGCTACGCAAGGATGTTTTTTCCGAGAATGAGGAAGGCACGCTGATTGAGGTTATCAAGGCAGCTTCTGATAACGAAGAAGGAAAGCTAATCGCCAATTCGATCTACGAGGACAAGATGAACCATCATCTATCCTACGATGATTTCGCTATCCTCTACCGCACCAACGCCCAAAGCCGGGCAATGGAAGAAGCCCTGCGTAAGCTTAACATCAAGTACAAAATTGTTGGGGGCTTGTCGTTCTACCAGCGCAAGGAAATCAAGGACTTAGTGGCCTACTTGCGTATGACGGTGAACCCTAATGACGAGCAAGCGCTACGACGCGTCATCAACTACCCGAAGCGCGGGATTGGCGACACAACCATCAGCAAGCTGATCAATGCAGCTGAGGAAGCAAATCATACGATTTGGGAAGTAGTGAGCAACGCCGACCAGTTTCTTCCTACCCGCGTAGCTAACCCTGTCGTTGGTTTCGCGGAGCAGATCAAGAGCTACACCGTGGTTGCCGGCAAGGAAGATGCGTTTGAAGCAGCCAAGTTTATCGCCAAAAACTCCGGCATGATCGAGGAGTTGTATGCCGATAAAAGCATCGAAGGCCTGTCGCGCTACGAGAACATTCAGGAGCTATTAAATGGTATCAAGGAGTATGTCGATGATCCTGAAAGAGAGGATAAGTCGCTAGCCTCCTTCCTGCAAGACATTGCCCTCGTTACGGACGCCGACACTAAGGACGCTCAGCAGGACGGCGAGATGGTGACCCTTATGACGATCCACTCGGCGAAGGGGCTAGAATTCCGTAACGTATACATTGTGGGGATGGAAGAAAACCTCTTCCCTTCTCAGATGATGATCACCTCGCGGGCTGACCTAGAGGAAGAGCGCCGTTTGTTCTACGTGGCCATCACGCGGGCTGAAAAGAAGCTCACGCTTAGCTATGCTACCTCGCGCTACCAGTGGGGCAACTTGCGTAGCTGCGAAAAAAGCCGGTTCTTGGATGAAATTGATCCGCAGTACGTTGACTTTAAGTTTTCGGCTTCCTCTGGCCCGGGCGCGGGCGAGTCACCATTTGGTCACGTGCTGGAACGTCGGAGCAACCTCATCCCTCCTGCTCCGCGCAAGACAGTAGCCAAGGGGTATACACCACCCGCTGATTTTCAGCCCAGTGACACGTCTAACCTTACGGCAGGTCAGCGCGTAGAGCACCCAAAGTTTGGCTTTGGCACAGTAGCTAAGCTAGAAACCCAGGCTGGTTCGACCAAAGCTATTATTCAGTTTGAAGAAGTGGGTGAAAAAACGCTGCTGCTGAGCTTTGCTAAGCTGCGGGTGTTGTAG
- the accC gene encoding acetyl-CoA carboxylase biotin carboxylase subunit, whose translation MFKKILVANRGEIALRIIRTCKEMGIKTVAVYSTADKESLHVRFADEAVCIGPPPSAQSYLNIPSLIAAAEITNADAIHPGYGFLSENAEFSRVCQENGIKFIGATPEMINSMGDKASAKATMKKAGVPTIPGSDGLLDSIAEGLKVAHRVKYPVILKATAGGGGRGMRIVRNDDEFEKAWNSARTEAQAAFGNDGIYLEKYVEEPHHIEIQLVGDQYGRAAHLSERDCSIQRRHQKLVEETPSPFMTDKLRDKMGKAAVAGAKAISYEGVGTIEFLVDKNRDFYFMEMNTRIQVEHPITEEVVNYDLIKEQIKVAAGIPITGKDYLPQMHAMECRINAEDPANGFRPSPGKITVLHIPGGHGVRVDTHVYAGYTIPPNYDSMIAKLITVAQTREECIVKMKRALSEFVVEGVKTTIPFHLALMDNEDFRAGNFTTAFLDSFDFSVL comes from the coding sequence GTGTTCAAGAAAATATTAGTTGCCAACCGGGGCGAAATTGCATTACGCATTATTCGTACCTGCAAGGAGATGGGCATTAAGACTGTGGCAGTGTATTCCACAGCTGATAAGGAAAGTTTGCACGTGCGCTTTGCTGACGAAGCCGTGTGCATCGGCCCCCCGCCCTCGGCGCAATCCTACCTGAACATCCCTAGCCTGATTGCCGCAGCAGAAATCACTAATGCTGATGCAATTCACCCTGGCTATGGCTTTTTGAGCGAAAACGCGGAATTCTCGCGTGTTTGCCAGGAAAATGGCATCAAGTTCATCGGTGCTACCCCGGAGATGATTAACTCTATGGGTGATAAAGCTTCGGCAAAGGCCACGATGAAGAAAGCTGGTGTGCCCACCATTCCTGGTTCTGATGGCTTGCTGGATTCGATTGCCGAAGGTCTAAAGGTAGCACACCGCGTGAAGTACCCGGTTATCCTGAAGGCTACGGCTGGTGGTGGTGGTCGCGGTATGCGCATCGTCCGCAACGACGACGAGTTTGAAAAAGCGTGGAACAGCGCCCGCACTGAAGCGCAAGCAGCGTTCGGCAACGATGGCATCTATCTGGAAAAATATGTGGAAGAGCCGCACCACATCGAAATCCAACTTGTAGGCGACCAGTACGGCCGCGCCGCTCACCTCTCGGAGCGTGACTGCTCCATTCAGCGCCGTCACCAGAAGCTGGTGGAGGAAACGCCTTCTCCTTTTATGACCGACAAGTTGCGGGATAAAATGGGCAAGGCGGCAGTGGCGGGTGCGAAGGCCATCAGCTACGAAGGAGTAGGCACCATCGAGTTCCTAGTGGACAAGAACCGTGACTTCTACTTCATGGAAATGAATACTCGTATTCAGGTAGAGCACCCCATTACGGAGGAAGTAGTAAACTACGACCTCATCAAAGAGCAAATTAAAGTAGCTGCTGGCATACCGATTACGGGTAAAGATTATTTGCCCCAGATGCACGCTATGGAATGCCGCATCAATGCGGAGGACCCAGCAAACGGCTTCCGTCCTTCGCCCGGCAAAATTACGGTGCTACACATCCCAGGTGGTCATGGCGTGCGCGTCGATACGCACGTGTACGCGGGCTACACCATCCCGCCGAACTACGACTCAATGATTGCCAAACTCATCACCGTTGCGCAAACCCGCGAGGAGTGCATTGTGAAGATGAAGCGTGCCCTGAGTGAGTTTGTAGTAGAAGGCGTGAAAACGACTATCCCCTTCCACCTAGCTTTGATGGACAACGAGGATTTCCGCGCCGGAAATTTCACTACGGCATTCTTGGATTCATTCGATTTCTCGGTGTTGTAG